A single genomic interval of Saccharothrix saharensis harbors:
- a CDS encoding NAD(P)-dependent oxidoreductase → MTPVTVLGLGPMGRALATAFATAGHPTTVWNRTPGKAIGLDAAVAASAAEAMSASPVVVVCVLNYEAVRSILDAEALVGRTVVNLTGGSPAQARETAVWAGAHGIDYLDGVILNGVVGGPEAALLYSGPHEVYRAHRATLAALGGNGTYVGTDPGRSAGFNVSLLDLFWTSMFGVVHAFRLAAAQDIGAADLREHAKVMAGLVPELVDVVAEHVEAGHFPGDASTIESAASILDDVIDTVRADGLDDGVLSAGRAAVRRAVEAGYGSDGFSRLAVL, encoded by the coding sequence ATGACACCCGTGACCGTCCTCGGACTCGGCCCGATGGGTCGGGCGCTGGCGACCGCGTTCGCTACCGCCGGCCATCCCACCACCGTGTGGAACCGCACGCCGGGCAAGGCGATCGGCCTTGACGCCGCTGTCGCCGCGTCGGCCGCCGAAGCGATGTCCGCCAGTCCTGTCGTCGTCGTGTGCGTGCTGAACTACGAGGCCGTGCGATCCATCCTCGATGCCGAGGCGTTGGTGGGCCGGACGGTGGTCAACCTGACCGGGGGGTCACCGGCCCAGGCACGGGAGACGGCGGTGTGGGCGGGAGCGCACGGCATCGACTACCTCGACGGGGTGATCCTGAACGGCGTCGTCGGTGGGCCGGAGGCGGCGTTGCTCTACAGCGGGCCTCACGAGGTCTACCGGGCCCACCGCGCCACGCTGGCCGCTCTCGGCGGGAACGGCACGTACGTCGGGACGGACCCGGGGCGGTCGGCCGGGTTCAACGTGTCCCTGCTGGACCTGTTCTGGACGTCGATGTTCGGCGTGGTGCACGCCTTCCGGCTGGCCGCCGCGCAGGACATCGGCGCGGCGGACCTGCGTGAGCACGCGAAGGTGATGGCAGGCCTGGTCCCGGAGCTGGTCGACGTGGTCGCCGAGCACGTCGAAGCCGGGCACTTCCCCGGTGACGCCTCCACGATCGAGTCGGCGGCGTCCATCCTGGACGACGTGATCGACACCGTCCGGGCGGACGGCCTGGACGACGGCGTGCTCAGCGCCGGGCGTGCCGCGGTGCGACGGGCGGTCGAGGCCGGGTACGGCTCGGACGGGTTCTCCCGCCTGGCCGTGCTCTAG
- a CDS encoding IS110 family transposase codes for MVLGVDTHKDFHVAAVISTLGVLLGSETFPTTVSGYRRVLSWASSFGRVRHAGVECTGSYGAALARHLTAAGIAVVEVNQPDKVQRRRGKTDAGDAEAAARAVLSGRAAAKAKTGAGPVEMIRMFKLAKASAIKSRTQAINQLKAVLVSADPELRDSLSGLGNPKLVRRCAELDADTPTDPRSAATYTLRLLARRIRDLTCEIDDLNNRIETVLQTHVPELLRRPGIGPDTAAALVITAGDNPDRMRSEASFAALCGVSPIEASSGKTRRRRLNRGGDRQANAALYRIALSRLRWDPRTQDYLARRLAQGRTRREAIRCLKRYIAREVYSLINSPDDTSTPLSEAA; via the coding sequence ATCGTTCTCGGTGTCGACACGCACAAGGACTTCCACGTCGCCGCCGTGATCAGCACTCTCGGCGTGCTGCTGGGCAGTGAGACGTTCCCGACGACCGTGTCGGGCTATCGGCGGGTGCTGTCCTGGGCCTCGTCCTTCGGCAGGGTGCGCCACGCCGGTGTCGAATGCACCGGCTCCTACGGAGCAGCCCTGGCACGTCATCTCACCGCAGCGGGCATCGCGGTGGTGGAAGTCAACCAGCCCGACAAGGTCCAGCGTCGCCGGGGCAAGACCGACGCCGGGGACGCCGAGGCAGCGGCCAGGGCGGTGCTGTCCGGCCGCGCTGCCGCGAAAGCGAAAACCGGTGCCGGCCCGGTCGAGATGATTCGCATGTTCAAGCTGGCGAAGGCATCGGCGATCAAGTCGCGCACCCAGGCGATCAACCAGCTCAAGGCCGTACTCGTCTCCGCCGACCCGGAGTTGAGGGACTCGTTGTCCGGGCTGGGCAACCCCAAACTCGTCCGCCGCTGCGCCGAACTCGATGCCGACACCCCGACCGATCCCCGCTCGGCCGCGACATACACGCTTCGGCTGCTCGCCCGCCGTATCCGCGATCTGACCTGCGAAATCGACGACCTCAACAACCGGATCGAGACGGTTCTCCAGACACACGTCCCCGAGCTGCTACGACGACCGGGCATCGGCCCGGACACCGCAGCCGCGCTCGTCATCACCGCGGGAGACAACCCCGACCGGATGCGCAGCGAGGCCTCGTTCGCCGCGCTGTGCGGCGTCAGCCCGATCGAGGCGTCCTCCGGGAAGACCCGACGTCGACGGCTCAACCGCGGTGGCGACCGCCAAGCCAATGCCGCTCTCTACCGCATCGCCCTGTCCCGCCTGCGCTGGGACCCGCGCACACAGGACTACCTCGCCCGCCGCCTGGCCCAGGGCAGAACCCGCCGCGAAGCCATCCGCTGCCTCAAGCGCTACATCGCCCGCGAGGTCTACTCGCTGATCAACAGTCCTGACGACACATCCACGCCACTATCCGAAGCCGCTTGA
- a CDS encoding LamG-like jellyroll fold domain-containing protein has translation MRRNRVRASVFALVALLLAGSAAGDVAAPPGQVFPTRATAAPEQRWGSAAGQPHLEPGVVNRTLPPSHRSLHPRVQAPPPPVNTASVSVGPTAARTGFDRATSREREDARGPHERVYANADGTETTEFSAAPVNYRTRDGAFEPIDTTLTRTDDGWRNTTNAVGLALAAHADGEHRVELDDRHAFGYRLADASAHPGRAEGDRVRYPDARPGVDLLLQARPGGLKETLVLKDAGATRTFAFPLTLTNLRAELDGQTLVLVDGDTVHAVVPPGDMVDAAGAVSRKVTYALVDGVLQVEPDRAWLDDPARVYPVEVDPTVSLPVDQGAADAAMSVRGSTSVAGGSELRVGQVAGVSAASYVRFGSLVDRLRHHVVFGAQLQVVGFDATSCRARPVTVHPVSQAWTATGSYSYPGPAVGASLASRSFAHGFVATGEASSRCPTAAEVFDLGGAGAKLVQGWVDGTAANNGLSLRADVSDPLSGKRLTGTGTANPPRLFVTHSPYNAEYAIPDPVPNPPVLQNQDGKVKVTVTNKGAEAWSTADYYLAYRAYNAKTGAAVGQQRAASLPGAVARGAKVTVDATVKALPPGSYFLDFTMVRTGGVVFTDHQVPPARLALDVIDLAPVVQELHPPNGYRTPTLTPLLWGRALDIDAPPGASMSFNFEVCRADDPNLCFTSGFQPSPQWTVPDGKLFWGRSYLWRVVVRDAGNEVASPQSGLDADVPQPELASRSAAASDEREFEPRTGGVSNVAVDATVATVGPELSVVRTYNSLDPRRDGVFGAGWTSRYDMRLTPDDDGTGNVVVTFADGQAVRFGRNPDGSYAPPSGRVAALTQESGGWKLADRSGTVHLFTAGGLLSRTTDSAGRSVVLTYNAADGKLAKAQVSNSQSNTAGRSLRFTWTGGHITAVTTDANTTWTYAYTGDTLTQACAPGGLCTKYAYSTGSHYRSAVLDSLPESYWRLGEAQGTAAGSEVSANLGEDAGTYVNATLGTAGAVAGATGTAASFNGTTTRLDLPKGLLKKSRDGAVELWFKANTTGTGGPLLGYQDKAFGTAPGRGVPVLYVGTDGRLRGQFGATAIAPLTSPNAVNDGRWHHVVLSLMGTTQTLYLDGAPVARGTGVALDHAQLTFNQVGAASVSTPGSWPAWGTAAQRSFSGSLDEVAVYSHPLGPSAVATHHRQGTTAADQLATVTRPSGNVSSRATYDADLDRVTTYTDRDGGLWKIGPTTVYGGDADLRRGVQVLDPGNRPVLYEFDGVTGKLLRTGTPLGLGLRDEDQPAPQPEPVEQCSAPDPNDPKFCTVIPGDAGGPVFVRHPVNGMAIRSYQYDASGNLTTVTNENGDAVTMTYDERGNATSTRTCRRAGECHTSYTTYPAGGAADPRADQPAETRDARSAHATDPTFRTSYTYTATGELATQTEPDGSTVRHTYTNGAEAAVGGGIVPAGLPLTTADARGKTTRYAYYANGDLARLTTPSGLVTNYSYDVLGRLTTETEVSDSFPAGVTTTYGYDSLSRQTRVTEPATTDAVNGTKHQRQVSITYDADGNQTKVEETDQLGGGPARATSTAYDEFGRPVRVTDAEGGETTQDYDRFGNVVSSTDAGGNRYDFGYTARNAIAEVRLRDYRADGEGGLTGDYLVLRSFSYDFAGRKASETDAMGRRVEFTYFGDDRPHRVVLKNFHNPDGSTRDYVLQENTYDAAGNVTRTVSGDGTSTTTAAYDRSGNRTTVVHDPEGLALSTTTAFDAGGNVTRVSRSGKASNVPWPVSTAPEVVDYVYDDAGNAVRETVTAGATTMVTTAAYDQRGHKVAETSPRGNETGADPAAFTTNTTYDELGREVVETAPPVRAESSGGTPGTVRPTTRTGYDAFGQQTASADEVGQVRRFTHDRLGRQVTASEPGYRAPGSTDTATPTTRTRYDALGNVLEVTDPRGNTVRNTYDQLNRLVAVDRPMTTDGDRAVWRFAYTRTGQELTGTDPLGGVTRATYDDLDRRVTSTHVERRPVADNLVSRFTYDDAGNVVREQSPTGAVTLSAYDAVGRVIRTTDPAGVVTHQGYDASGRLVRQSDATGRTAQSTYDTAGRLVAQADLRPDGSTIRSQRHTYDVEGNRTSSTDAMGVTATFEYDADDRLVRQVEPVSATESITTSFGYDAAGRRTRYTDGRGNPTYFTFNALGLVESLIEPPTPAHPDLADRSWTAAYDLGGNLVRMAAPGNVVTEVAYDAAERPTTRSGRGASVPTPTRTRAYDALDRPVLAGGPDGDNAFAYDDRGNLLSSRGPSGNADFTYDADGRPTSRTDAAGTSTFGYTGGRLSTVTDGLTGTTQRYAYDAAGRLSTVDYGAGRVRTYGFDELGRVASDVLRNAEAKTVAAVTYRYDHNDRLTGKTTSAGEQTYRYDLAGRLTAWTSPAGTVDYAWDASGNRVGAGGRTATFDARNRLVHDGDRAYTHTPRGTLASRGDVTYEFDAFDQLVRAGDRTYAYDALDRLVQRGSGRFTYAGLSDEPVSDGVEKYARGPSDDLLAVGDRIAIGDEHGDVVGAFLAADLALPRLTDTTTYDPFGKVVAATGDTGNLGFQGDWTDPDTGDVDMGARWYSPDTGTFLSRDSLDYDEGDSVLANRYTYGAADPLGNEDPDGHWPKFSCGICKKVGDFVSSTVERATTVFRSAGSGLRRLEDFGKRMFKSAVKRVTGLVDKGKRLVNRVKAWGKRKFEGARKWVSRKWKSARSWAGRQWKRVKSGIDKVRRGFTRLVKRAEERGRRIIRDAKEKAERAREWAEETARRLEKKRKAAREKVSRIARDIIEHSAKTLPVKLVAAALKPVMSVVKPLVSAASHVPAAVVGVFRGDPSGVARVAKDLVTAATNAVVAPGASIVETTRVIAELPVFQSLPCEGAFNCAWRAGLGSGPLGLVGGDTAPDYVTLDGSLATRAFGPIGFSRSISITVTSHGQVSWGMGAGISTPGAGVGLRGGWLRQADPTKEDINSFTVGPAAGWNGTVQRWWITPAAGTSHTLPDGRTAVEAGVSIAPPSKDGVDVGFGVSESKCLIGCPESS, from the coding sequence GTGAGGCGGAACCGAGTCCGTGCGTCCGTGTTCGCGCTGGTGGCGCTGCTGCTGGCCGGTTCAGCGGCGGGTGACGTGGCGGCGCCGCCCGGCCAGGTGTTCCCGACGCGCGCGACCGCCGCGCCGGAACAGCGGTGGGGTTCGGCGGCCGGGCAGCCGCACCTGGAGCCGGGCGTGGTCAACCGGACGTTGCCGCCGTCGCACCGGAGCCTGCACCCGCGCGTGCAGGCGCCGCCGCCACCGGTCAACACGGCCTCGGTGAGCGTCGGGCCGACCGCCGCGCGGACCGGGTTCGACCGGGCGACGAGCCGTGAGCGCGAGGACGCGCGAGGTCCGCACGAACGGGTGTACGCCAACGCCGACGGCACCGAGACCACCGAGTTCTCCGCCGCCCCCGTCAACTACCGGACCCGCGACGGCGCGTTCGAACCCATCGACACGACGCTGACCAGGACCGACGACGGCTGGCGGAACACGACCAACGCGGTCGGACTGGCGCTGGCGGCGCACGCGGACGGTGAGCACCGGGTCGAGCTGGACGACCGGCACGCGTTCGGCTACCGCCTGGCCGACGCCTCCGCGCACCCCGGCCGGGCCGAGGGCGACCGGGTCCGCTACCCCGACGCACGTCCCGGCGTGGACCTGCTGCTCCAGGCGCGACCGGGCGGGTTGAAGGAGACCCTGGTCCTCAAGGACGCCGGGGCCACGCGCACGTTCGCCTTCCCGCTGACCCTGACGAACCTCCGGGCGGAGCTGGACGGCCAGACGCTCGTGCTGGTCGACGGTGACACCGTGCACGCCGTGGTGCCGCCCGGCGACATGGTGGACGCGGCGGGCGCGGTGTCCCGCAAGGTGACCTACGCGCTGGTGGACGGCGTGCTGCAGGTCGAGCCGGACCGGGCTTGGCTGGACGACCCGGCCCGGGTGTACCCGGTGGAGGTCGACCCGACGGTGTCGCTGCCGGTGGACCAGGGCGCGGCGGACGCGGCCATGTCGGTGCGCGGGTCGACGTCGGTGGCGGGCGGCTCGGAACTGCGGGTCGGGCAGGTGGCCGGCGTGTCGGCTGCCTCGTACGTGCGGTTCGGCAGCCTGGTCGACCGCCTGCGCCACCACGTCGTCTTCGGCGCGCAGCTCCAGGTGGTGGGCTTCGACGCCACCTCGTGCCGGGCCCGCCCGGTCACGGTGCACCCGGTGTCGCAGGCGTGGACGGCCACGGGCTCGTACAGCTACCCCGGGCCTGCGGTGGGCGCCTCGCTGGCGAGCCGGTCGTTCGCGCACGGCTTCGTGGCGACGGGGGAGGCGTCGTCGCGGTGCCCGACCGCGGCCGAGGTGTTCGACCTGGGCGGTGCCGGCGCGAAGCTGGTGCAGGGCTGGGTGGACGGCACGGCGGCGAACAACGGCCTGTCGTTGCGGGCGGACGTGTCCGACCCGTTGTCCGGCAAGCGGCTCACCGGCACCGGCACGGCGAACCCGCCGCGGCTGTTCGTCACGCACAGCCCGTACAACGCCGAGTACGCCATCCCCGACCCGGTGCCCAACCCGCCCGTGCTGCAGAACCAGGACGGCAAGGTCAAGGTCACCGTGACCAACAAGGGCGCGGAGGCGTGGTCGACGGCGGACTACTACCTGGCCTACCGGGCGTACAACGCGAAGACCGGCGCGGCGGTCGGCCAGCAGCGGGCCGCGTCGTTGCCCGGCGCGGTGGCGCGGGGCGCGAAGGTCACCGTCGACGCGACGGTGAAGGCGCTGCCGCCGGGGTCGTACTTCCTGGACTTCACGATGGTCCGCACCGGCGGCGTGGTGTTCACCGACCACCAGGTGCCGCCGGCGCGGCTGGCGCTGGACGTGATCGACCTCGCGCCGGTGGTGCAGGAGCTGCACCCGCCCAACGGCTACCGCACACCGACCCTGACGCCACTGCTGTGGGGTCGCGCGCTGGACATCGACGCGCCGCCCGGGGCGTCGATGAGCTTCAACTTCGAGGTGTGCCGGGCGGACGACCCGAACCTGTGCTTCACCTCCGGCTTCCAGCCGAGTCCGCAGTGGACGGTCCCGGACGGGAAGCTGTTCTGGGGCCGGAGCTACCTGTGGCGGGTGGTCGTCCGGGACGCGGGCAACGAGGTGGCCTCACCGCAGTCCGGGTTGGACGCGGACGTGCCGCAGCCGGAGCTGGCGTCGCGGTCGGCGGCCGCGTCGGACGAGCGCGAGTTCGAACCGCGGACCGGTGGCGTGTCGAACGTCGCCGTGGACGCCACCGTGGCCACCGTCGGACCCGAGCTGTCCGTGGTCCGCACGTACAACAGCCTCGACCCGCGCCGGGACGGCGTGTTCGGCGCGGGCTGGACCAGCCGGTACGACATGCGCCTGACCCCGGACGACGACGGCACGGGCAACGTCGTGGTGACCTTCGCGGACGGCCAGGCGGTGCGGTTCGGCCGCAACCCCGACGGGTCCTACGCCCCGCCCTCGGGTCGGGTGGCGGCGTTGACCCAGGAGTCGGGCGGCTGGAAGCTCGCGGACCGGTCGGGCACCGTGCACCTGTTCACCGCGGGCGGCCTGCTCAGCCGCACCACCGACAGCGCGGGCCGGTCGGTGGTGCTGACCTACAACGCGGCGGACGGCAAGCTGGCCAAGGCGCAGGTGTCCAACAGCCAGAGCAACACCGCCGGCCGATCGCTGCGGTTCACCTGGACCGGTGGGCACATCACGGCCGTGACCACCGACGCGAACACCACGTGGACCTACGCCTACACCGGGGACACGTTGACCCAGGCGTGCGCGCCCGGCGGCCTGTGCACGAAGTACGCCTACAGCACCGGCTCGCACTACCGCAGCGCGGTGCTGGACTCGCTGCCGGAGTCGTACTGGCGGCTGGGCGAGGCGCAGGGCACGGCTGCGGGCAGCGAGGTGTCGGCCAACCTGGGCGAGGACGCGGGCACGTACGTGAACGCGACGCTCGGCACGGCAGGCGCGGTGGCGGGCGCGACCGGCACCGCGGCGTCGTTCAACGGCACCACCACGCGCCTGGACCTGCCCAAGGGCCTGCTGAAGAAGAGCCGTGACGGTGCGGTCGAGCTGTGGTTCAAGGCCAACACCACCGGCACCGGCGGCCCGCTGCTCGGCTACCAGGACAAGGCGTTCGGCACCGCACCGGGTCGAGGGGTCCCGGTGCTGTACGTCGGCACGGACGGCAGGCTGCGCGGCCAGTTCGGCGCAACCGCGATCGCGCCGCTGACCTCGCCGAACGCTGTCAACGACGGTCGCTGGCACCACGTCGTGCTGTCCCTGATGGGCACCACGCAGACGTTGTACCTGGACGGCGCGCCGGTGGCCCGGGGTACCGGCGTGGCGCTGGACCACGCTCAGCTGACGTTCAACCAGGTCGGCGCCGCGTCGGTCAGCACGCCGGGGTCGTGGCCCGCCTGGGGCACGGCGGCGCAGCGGTCGTTCAGCGGTTCGCTGGACGAGGTGGCGGTCTACTCGCACCCGCTGGGCCCGAGCGCCGTGGCGACGCACCACCGGCAGGGCACGACCGCCGCCGACCAGCTCGCGACCGTGACCCGGCCGAGCGGGAACGTGTCGTCGCGCGCCACCTACGACGCCGACCTGGACCGCGTCACGACCTACACCGACCGCGACGGCGGCCTGTGGAAGATCGGTCCGACCACGGTCTACGGCGGCGACGCCGACCTGCGGCGCGGCGTGCAGGTGCTGGACCCGGGCAACCGGCCGGTCCTGTACGAGTTCGACGGCGTCACCGGGAAGCTGCTGCGCACGGGCACGCCGTTGGGCCTGGGGCTGCGTGACGAGGACCAACCCGCGCCGCAGCCCGAACCGGTGGAGCAGTGCAGCGCGCCGGACCCGAACGACCCGAAGTTCTGCACGGTCATCCCCGGTGACGCGGGCGGGCCGGTGTTCGTGCGGCACCCGGTCAACGGCATGGCGATCCGCTCCTACCAGTACGACGCGAGCGGCAACCTGACCACCGTCACCAACGAGAACGGCGACGCGGTCACGATGACCTACGACGAGCGCGGCAACGCCACGTCCACCAGGACGTGCCGCCGTGCCGGCGAGTGCCACACCAGCTACACCACCTACCCGGCCGGCGGCGCGGCGGACCCGAGGGCCGACCAGCCGGCGGAGACGCGTGACGCCCGGTCGGCCCACGCCACCGACCCGACCTTCCGCACGTCGTACACCTACACGGCGACCGGGGAACTGGCCACGCAGACCGAGCCGGACGGCTCGACGGTCCGCCACACCTACACCAACGGCGCGGAGGCCGCGGTCGGCGGCGGGATCGTGCCCGCCGGCCTGCCGCTGACGACCGCGGACGCGCGCGGCAAGACCACCCGGTACGCGTACTACGCCAACGGCGACCTGGCGCGCCTCACCACGCCGTCCGGGCTGGTCACGAACTACTCCTACGACGTCCTCGGCCGGCTGACGACCGAGACGGAGGTCTCCGACTCGTTCCCGGCCGGCGTCACCACCACCTACGGCTACGACTCGCTGTCCCGGCAGACCCGCGTGACCGAGCCCGCGACGACCGACGCCGTGAACGGCACCAAGCACCAGCGGCAGGTCTCCATCACCTACGACGCCGACGGCAACCAGACCAAGGTCGAGGAGACCGACCAGCTCGGCGGCGGCCCGGCCCGCGCCACCTCCACCGCCTACGACGAGTTCGGCCGCCCGGTCCGGGTGACCGACGCCGAGGGCGGCGAGACGACCCAGGACTACGACCGGTTCGGCAACGTGGTGTCGTCCACCGACGCGGGCGGAAACCGCTACGACTTCGGCTACACCGCGCGCAACGCGATCGCCGAGGTGCGGCTGCGCGACTACCGCGCCGACGGCGAAGGCGGTCTGACCGGCGACTACCTGGTGCTGCGCTCGTTCTCCTACGACTTCGCCGGGCGCAAGGCCAGCGAGACCGACGCGATGGGCCGCCGGGTCGAGTTCACCTACTTCGGCGACGACCGCCCGCACAGGGTGGTGCTGAAGAACTTCCACAACCCCGACGGCAGCACGCGCGACTACGTGCTCCAGGAGAACACCTACGACGCGGCGGGCAACGTGACGCGGACGGTGTCCGGCGACGGCACGTCCACCACGACCGCCGCCTACGACCGCTCGGGCAACCGGACCACCGTGGTGCACGACCCCGAGGGCCTGGCGCTGAGCACGACCACCGCGTTCGACGCGGGCGGCAACGTGACGCGGGTCAGCCGGTCGGGCAAGGCGTCCAACGTGCCGTGGCCGGTGTCCACCGCGCCCGAGGTCGTCGACTACGTCTACGACGACGCCGGCAACGCCGTCCGCGAGACCGTCACCGCGGGCGCCACCACCATGGTCACCACCGCCGCCTACGACCAGCGCGGCCACAAGGTCGCCGAGACCTCGCCGCGCGGCAACGAGACCGGTGCCGACCCGGCCGCGTTCACCACGAACACCACCTACGACGAGTTGGGCCGCGAGGTCGTGGAGACCGCGCCCCCGGTGCGGGCGGAGAGCTCCGGCGGCACGCCCGGCACCGTGCGGCCCACCACGCGGACCGGCTACGACGCGTTCGGGCAGCAGACGGCTTCCGCCGACGAGGTGGGCCAGGTGCGGCGGTTCACCCACGACCGGCTCGGCCGGCAGGTCACCGCGTCCGAGCCCGGCTACCGCGCGCCCGGCTCGACCGACACCGCCACACCGACCACCCGCACCCGCTACGACGCGCTGGGCAACGTCCTGGAGGTCACCGACCCGCGCGGCAACACCGTGCGCAACACCTACGACCAGCTCAACCGGCTCGTCGCGGTCGACCGGCCGATGACCACCGACGGCGACCGGGCGGTGTGGCGGTTCGCCTACACCCGCACCGGCCAGGAGCTGACCGGCACCGACCCGCTGGGTGGTGTCACCCGCGCCACCTACGACGACCTCGACCGGCGCGTGACCAGCACCCACGTCGAGCGCCGTCCCGTGGCGGACAACCTGGTGTCCCGCTTCACCTACGACGACGCCGGGAACGTGGTGCGCGAGCAGAGCCCGACCGGCGCGGTGACGCTCTCGGCGTACGACGCGGTGGGCCGGGTGATCCGCACGACCGACCCGGCCGGCGTGGTCACGCACCAGGGGTACGACGCGAGCGGCCGGCTCGTGCGGCAGTCCGACGCGACCGGCCGCACGGCGCAGAGCACCTACGACACCGCCGGGCGGCTGGTGGCGCAGGCCGACCTGCGCCCGGACGGGTCCACGATCCGCTCGCAGCGGCACACCTACGACGTGGAGGGCAACCGGACCTCGTCCACCGACGCGATGGGCGTGACCGCGACGTTCGAGTACGACGCCGACGACCGCCTGGTGCGCCAGGTCGAGCCGGTGTCGGCCACGGAGTCCATCACGACGTCGTTCGGCTACGACGCGGCCGGGCGCCGCACCCGCTACACCGACGGCCGCGGCAACCCGACGTACTTCACGTTCAACGCGCTCGGCCTGGTCGAGTCCCTGATCGAGCCGCCGACCCCCGCGCACCCGGACCTCGCCGACCGCAGCTGGACCGCGGCCTACGACCTCGGCGGGAACCTGGTGCGGATGGCCGCGCCCGGCAACGTGGTCACCGAGGTCGCCTACGACGCGGCGGAGCGGCCGACGACGCGTTCCGGCAGGGGCGCCTCCGTCCCGACCCCGACCCGGACCCGGGCCTACGACGCGCTGGACCGACCCGTGCTGGCGGGCGGACCGGACGGCGACAACGCGTTCGCCTACGACGACCGCGGCAACCTGCTCAGCTCTCGCGGCCCGTCCGGCAACGCGGATTTCACCTACGACGCCGACGGCCGGCCCACGAGCCGCACCGACGCGGCGGGCACGTCCACGTTCGGCTACACCGGCGGCCGGCTGTCCACCGTCACCGACGGCCTGACCGGCACCACCCAGCGCTACGCCTACGACGCCGCGGGTCGGCTGTCCACCGTCGACTACGGCGCCGGCCGGGTGCGGACCTACGGGTTCGACGAGCTCGGGCGCGTCGCCTCCGACGTGCTGCGCAACGCGGAGGCCAAGACCGTCGCGGCCGTCACCTACCGCTACGACCACAACGACCGCCTGACCGGCAAGACCACGTCCGCCGGCGAGCAGACCTACCGCTACGACCTCGCGGGCCGCCTCACCGCGTGGACCAGCCCGGCGGGCACCGTCGACTACGCCTGGGACGCCTCGGGCAACCGCGTCGGGGCGGGCGGCAGGACCGCCACCTTCGACGCGCGCAACCGGCTGGTCCACGACGGCGACCGCGCCTACACCCACACCCCGCGCGGCACCCTCGCGTCCCGCGGCGACGTCACCTACGAGTTCGACGCGTTCGACCAGCTCGTCCGCGCCGGCGACCGCACCTACGCCTACGACGCGCTGGACCGGCTCGTCCAACGCGGGTCCGGCCGGTTCACCTATGCCGGGCTGTCCGACGAACCGGTGTCCGACGGCGTGGAGAAGTACGCCCGCGGGCCGTCCGACGACCTGCTCGCCGTCGGTGACCGGATCGCGATCGGCGACGAGCACGGCGACGTGGTCGGCGCGTTCCTCGCGGCCGACCTGGCGCTGCCGCGGCTGACCGACACCACGACCTACGACCCGTTCGGCAAGGTGGTCGCCGCCACCGGCGACACCGGCAACCTCGGGTTCCAGGGCGACTGGACCGACCCCGACACCGGCGACGTCGACATGGGCGCGCGTTGGTACTCGCCCGACACCGGCACCTTCCTGTCCCGGGACAGCCTCGACTACGACGAGGGCGACTCGGTGCTGGCCAACCGGTACACCTACGGCGCGGCCGACCCGTTGGGCAACGAGGACCCCGACGGGCACTGGCCCAAGTTCTCGTGCGGCATCTGCAAGAAGGTCGGCGACTTCGTCAGCTCGACCGTGGAGCGGGCCACCACGGTCTTCCGCAGCGCCGGTTCCGGCCTGCGGCGGCTCGAGGACTTCGGCAAGCGCATGTTCAAGTCCGCGGTCAAGCGCGTCACCGGCCTGGTGGACAAGGGCAAGCGGCTGGTCAACAGGGTCAAGGCCTGGGGCAAGCGCAAGTTCGAGGGCGCCCGGAAGTGGGTCTCCCGCAAGTGGAAGAGCGCCCGATCGTGGGCCGGGCGCCAGTGGAAGCGGGTCAAGAGCGGCATCGACAAGGTGCGGCGCGGCTTCACCAGGCTCGTCAAGAGGGCTGAGGAGCGCGGCAGGCGGATCATCCGCGACGCCAAGGAGAAGGCCGAACGCGCCCGCGAGTGGGCCGAGGAGACCGCGCGGCGGTTGGAGAAGAAGCGCAAGGCCGCGCGGGAGAAGGTCAGCCGCATCGCCCGCGACATCATCGAGCACTCCGCGAAGACGTTACCGGTGAAGCTCGTCGCGGCGGCGCTGAAACCCGTGATGTCCGTGGTGAAACCGCTGGTGTCGGCCGCGTCGCACGTGCCCGCCGCGGTCGTGGGCGTCTTCCGCGGCGACCCCTCGGGCGTGGCGCGGGTGGCGAAGGACCTGGTGACGGCGGCGACCAACGCGGTGGTCGCGCCCGGCGCGAGCATCGTGGAGACCACACGGGTGATCGCCGAGCTGCCGGTGTTCCAGTCCCTGCCGTGCGAGGGCGCGTTCAACTGCGCCTGGCGCGCGGGACTGGGCAGCGGGCCGCTCGGCCTGGTCGGCGGCGACACCGCACCGGACTACGTCACGCTCGACGGGTCGCTGGCCACGAGGGCGTTCGGCCCGATCGGGTTCAGCCGGTCGATCAGCATCACGGTCACCAGCCACGGCCAGGTGTCGTGGGGCATGGGCGCCGGCATCTCGACGCCGGGAGCCGGTGTGGGCCTGCGAGGCGGCTGGCTGCGCCAGGCCGACCCCACCAAGGAGGACATCAACAGCTTCACCGTCGGTCCGGCGGCCGGGTGGAACGGCACCGTGCAGCGCTGGTGGATCACGCCCGCCGCCGGCACGTCGCACACCCTCCCCGATGGGCGCACCGCCGTCGAGGCGGGCGTGTCCATCGCACCGCCCAGCAAGGACGGCGTCGACGTGGGCTTCGGGGTGTCGGAGTCGAAGTGCCTCATCGGGTGCCCGGAAAGCAGTTAG